One genomic region from Prionailurus bengalensis isolate Pbe53 chromosome C1, Fcat_Pben_1.1_paternal_pri, whole genome shotgun sequence encodes:
- the NEU4 gene encoding sialidase-4 translates to MQDPSVSEAPSCVSMGAPRVPERTVLFQRERSGLTYRVPALLPVPPAPTLLAFAEQRLSPDDAHAHRLVQRRGTLAGGSVRWGAARVLGTAALEEHRSMNPCPVHDARTATVFLFFIAVRGRTPEAAQIAAGRNAARLCCVTSRDAGRSWGAARDLTEEAVGGAEQDWATFAVGPGHGIQLRSGRLLVPAYTYHVDRRECFGKICRTSPHAFTFYSDDHGRTWRHGGLVPNLRSGECQLAAVDSGQAGHILYCNARSPLGSRVQALSADEGTSFLPGELVPALAETARGCQGSVLGFPAPLFSRLRNGRWPVGAGSHSYSPHLCLGVQEPSEEGTGDTQGAQGPSGMEGWRDSPEEPGLGPGLSGIMAAWTSKVPGPPATLSQSPTWLLYSHPVGRRARLHMGIYLSRSPLDPHSWTEPWVIYEGPSGYSDLASIGPTVKGAPTFACLFESGARVSYEEISFCMFSLGEVLQNLPPGPKPPGPGDKRLERCRPS, encoded by the exons ATGCAAGATCCTTCTGTCTCCGAGGCTCCTTCCTGCGTG AGCATGGGGGCCCCGCGCGTCCCCGAGCGGACAGTGCTCTTCCAGCGCGAGAGGAGCGGCCTGACGTACCGCGTGCCCGCGCTGCTGCCCGTGCCCCCCGCGCCCACCCTGCTGGCCTTCGCGGAGCAGCGGCTCAGCCCCGACGACGCGCACGCGCACCGGCTGGTGCAGAGACGGGGCACGCTGGCGGGGGGCTCCGTGCGG TGGGGCGCCGCACGCGTGCTGGGGACGGCCGCCCTGGAGGAGCACCGGTCCATGAACCCCTGCCCCGTGCACGACGCGCGCACGGCCACcgtcttcctcttcttcatcgCCGTGCGGGGCCGCACCCCAGAGGCCGCGCAGATCGCTGCGGGCAGGAACGCCGCGCGCCTCTGCTGCGTGACCAGCCGGGACGCGGGGCGCAGCTGGGGCGCCGCCCGGGACCTCACGGAGGAGGCGGTGGGCGGCGCTGAGCAGG ACTGGGCCACATTTGCCGTGGGCCCGGGCCACGGCATCCAGCTGCGCTCAGGCCGCCTGCTGGTGCCTGCCTACACGTACCACGTAGACCGGCGGGAGTGCTTTGGCAAGATCTGCAGGACCAGCCCGCATGCCTTCACCTTCTACAGTGACGACCACGGTCGCACCTGGCGCCACGGAGGCCTGGTGCCCAACCTTCGCTCGGGCGAGTGCCAGCTGGCCGCGGTGGACAGCGGGCAGGCCGGCCACATCCTGTACTGCAACGCCCGGAGCCCCCTGGGGAGCCGCGTGCAGGCGCTCAGTGCGGACGAGGGCACCTCCTTCCTGCCCGGGGAGCTGGTGCCCGCCCTGGCCGAGACCGCCCGGGGCTGCCAGGGCAGCGTCCTTGGCTTCCCTGCCCCGCTCTTTAGCAGGCTGAGGAATGGTAGATGGCCAGTGGGTGCCGGGAGCCACTCCTACTCTCCACACCTCTGTCTTGGAGTCCAGGAACCCTCAGAGGAGGGTACTGGAGACACCCAAGGGGCCCAGGGGCCCAgtgggatggagggatggagggacagCCCCGAAGAGCctggcctggggcctgggctcAGTGGGATCATGGCGGCCTGGACCTCGAAGGTCCCCGGGCCCCCTGCTACCCTGTCTCAGAGCCCCACCTGGCTGCTATATTCCCACCCAGTGGGGCGCAGGGCTCGGCTCCATATGGGAATCTATCTGAGCCGGTCCCCCCTGGATCCCCACAGCTGGACGGAGCCCTGGGTGATCTATGAGGGGCCCAGCGGCTACTCTGATCTGGCATCCATCGGGCCAACTGTCAAGGGAGCCCCGACCTTTGCTTGTCTGTTTGAGAGTGGGGCCAGGGTCTCCTACGAGGAGATCTCCTTCTGCATGTTCTCCCTTGGTGAGGTCCTGCAGAACCTGCCGCCGGGCCCCAAGCCACCCGGCCCCGGGGACAAGCGTCTGGAGCGCTGCCGGCCTTCCTGA
- the PDCD1 gene encoding programmed cell death protein 1, producing MGTPRAPWPLVWAVLQLGWWPGWLLDSPYRPWSPLTFSPAQLTVLEGENATFVCHLPDVPESFVLNWYRVSPRNQTDKLAAFQENHTEPGKDRRFRVTRLPSGQDFHTTILAAQLNDSGIYLCGAIYLPPNTQIYESPRAELTVKERVLEPPTESPSPPPRLTGQGQGLVVGVTSVLVGVLLLLLLTWVLAAAFPRATRGACACGSEDEPLKEGPSVAPVFTVDYGELDFQWREKTPEPPAPCAPEQTEYATIVFPSRPGSPGPLPLRPEDGPCPWPL from the exons ACTCCCCCTACAGGCCCTGGAGCCCCCTCACCTTCTCCCCGGCCCAGCTCACGGTGCTCGAGGGGGAGAACGCCACCTTCGTCTGCCACCTGCCCGACGTACCCGAGAGCTTCGTGCTCAACTGGTACCGCGTGAGTCCCCGCAACCAGACGGACAAGCTGGCCGCCTTCCAGGAGAACCACACCGAGCCCGGCAAGGACAGGCGCTTCCGCGTCACGCGGCTGCCCAGCGGGCAGGACTTCCACACGACCATCCTCGCCGCCCAGCTCAACGACAGCGGCATCTACCTCTGCGGGGCCATCTACCTGCCCCCCAACACGCAGATCTATGAGAGTCCACGAGCGGAGCTCACTGTGAAAG AGAGAGTCCTGGAGCCCCCCACGGAGagtcccagccccccacccagactcacgggccagggccaggggctgGTCGTGGGAGTCACAAGCGTGCTGGTGGGTgtcctgctgttgctgctgctgacCTGGGTGCTGGCTGCGGCCTTCCCCAGGGCCACTCGAG GTGCCTGTGCCTGCGGAAGCGAGGACGAGCCTCTG AAGGAGGGCCCCTCTGTGGCACCCGTGTTCACCGTGGACTACGGAGAGCTGGACTTTCAGTGGCGAGAGAAGACGCccgagccccccgccccctgcgccCCCGAACAGACCGAGTATGCCACGATCGTCTTCCCCAGCAGGCCGGGCTCCCCGGGGCCCCTGCCTCTGAGGCCCGAGGACGgaccctgcccttggcccctctGA